In a genomic window of Glycine max cultivar Williams 82 chromosome 13, Glycine_max_v4.0, whole genome shotgun sequence:
- the LOC100775868 gene encoding protein ETHYLENE INSENSITIVE 3: protein MMMMLEDMGFCGDLDMFSAPLGEGDITARQTEPEVIVEDDYSDEEIDVDELERRMWRDKMRLKRLKEQSKPKEGFDAVKQRQSQEQARRKKMSRAQDGILKYMLKMMEVCKAQGFVYGIIPEKGKPVTGASDNLREWWKDKVRFDRNGPAAIAKYQADNAIPGKNDGCNPIGPTPHTLQELQDTTLGSLLSALMQHCDPPQRRFPLEKGVCPPWWPTGNEEWWPQIGLPKDQGPPPYKKPHDLKKAWKVGVLTAVIKHMSPDIAKICKLVRQSKCLQDKMTAKESATWLAIINQEEDLARELYPDYCPSLTTSGGSGSMVINDCNEYDVEGGDDEPNFDVEDRKPENLHASNLGMDRMRGRLPVQQPSFPIKGEVVTNFDFIRKRKISGDFNMIMDQKIYTCEQPQCPYSETRHGFADRNSRDNHQLSCPYRGAASDYGASNFQVNEVKPVIFPQSFVQPKPTTQSVNLVPSVIDLTGLGVPEDGQKMISDLMSIYDTNFQSNKNLSSSNHVAAENPSLPQPGIRQQQDNFFRSQGITMEGNFYEEANMPNNHHMFAREESQFDRFKALNAPPFESNHNNNFHLMFGSPCDLASFDFKEDMQGGGGMDALQKQADISIWYQ, encoded by the coding sequence ATGATGATGATGCTTGAAGATATGGGATTTTGTGGGGATTTGGATATGTTTTCTGCTCCCCTTGGAGAAGGGGATATTACCGCCCGGCAAACTGAGCCAGAGGTGATAGTTGAGGATGATTATAGTGATGAAGAAATCGATGTAGATGAGCTCGAGAGGAGGATGTGGAGGGACAAAATGCGTCTCAAGCGATTGAAGGAGCAAAGTAAACCTAAGGAAGGATTTGATGCAGTCAAGCAGAGGCAGTCCCAAGAACAggcaagaagaaaaaagatgtcAAGGGCTCAAGATGGAATCTTGAAGTACATGCTGAAGATGATGGAGGTTTGTAAGGCCCAAGGTTTTGTCTATGGGATAATTCCTGAGAAGGGAAAGCCTGTGACTGGGGCATCTGATAATCTTCGTGAATGGTGGAAGGATAAAGTTCGGTTTGATCGTAATGGCCCAGCTGCCATAGCCAAGTATCAAGCTGATAACGCTATTCCGGGGAAGAATGATGGATGCAATCCAATCGGTCCAACACCACACACTTTGCAAGAGCTGCAGGACACAACCTTGGGTTCTCTCTTGTCGGCACTCATGCAGCACTGTGATCCCCCTCAGAGGCGGTTTCCGTTGGAGAAGGGCGTTTGTCCACCATGGTGGCCTACTGGGAATGAAGAGTGGTGGCCCCAAATAGGTTTGCCGAAAGATCAAGGTCCTCCTCCTTACAAGAAACCTCATGACTTGAAGAAGGCATGGAAAGTGGGTGTTCTGACTGCAGTTATCAAGCACATGTCTCCTGATATCGCCAAAATTTGCAAGCTCGTGAGGCAGTCCAAATGCCTTCAAGATAAGATGACAGCCAAGGAAAGTGCAACCTGGCTTGCAATCATCAATCAAGAGGAGGACTTGGCACGCGAGCTTTACCCTGATTATTGCCCCTCATTAACTACTTCTGGAGGAAGTGGATCTATGGTCATCAATGATTGCAATGAATACGATGTTGAAGGGGGTGATGATGAGCCAAACTTTGATGTGGAAGACCGGAAACCTGAGAATCTTCATGCATCTAATCTTGGGATGGACAGAATGAGGGGAAGACTGCCAGTTCAGCAGCCTTCTTTCCCAATCAAGGGAGAGGTTGTTacaaattttgatttcattCGTAAGAGGAAGATCTCTGGTGACTTTAACATGATAATGGATCAGAAGATTTACACATGTGAACAACCTCAGTGCCCTTACAGTGAAACTCGCCATGGTTTTGCTGACAGAAATTCCAGGGACAATCATCAATTGAGTTGTCCTTATAGAGGTGCTGCTTCAGATTATGGGGCTTCAAATTTTCAGGTTAACGAGGTAAAGCCGGTCATATTCCCCCAGTCCTTTGTTCAGCCAAAACCTACTACTCAGTCTGTTAACTTGGTTCCATCTGTTATTGATCTAACCGGACTCGGAGTTCCAGAAGATGGCCAGAAAATGATCAGTGACCTTATGTCAATCTATGATACAAATTTTCAAAGCAACAAGAACCTAAGTTCCAGTAACCATGTAGCTGCAGAAAATCCCAGCCTTCCTCAGCCAGGCATTCGGCAGCAACAGGACAACTTCTTTCGCAGTCAAGGAATCACTATGGAAGGAAACTTCTATGAAGAAGCCAACATGCCCAACAATCATCACATGTTTGCAAGAGAGGAAAGTCAATTTGACCGgttcaaagctttgaatgcaccACCCTTTGAGAGCAATCACAACAATAACTTCCATTTGATGTTTGGGTCCCCTTGTGATTTGGCATCCTTTGATTTCAAGGAGGATATGCAAGGAGGAGGAGGGATGGATGCTCTTCAGAAACAGGCAGATATCTCTATTTGGTATCAGTGA